In a single window of the Streptococcus ilei genome:
- the pbp3 gene encoding D-alanyl-D-alanine carboxypeptidase PBP3, producing the protein MITLLLCLLLTLLTTSPVKAEDLELGAQHAIAIDGTTGKILYEKNSEEKKEVGGISNLLTTYLVYEAIQQGKLSLNDDVEISDKAYQLTAVEGISNVPMEARKYKVKDLLTALLVSNANSAAIALAEKVAGSEEKFILLMQAKLKKWGIKDAIIVNASGLDQSLIDDNKESKKKNTENKLSAYDVAVIAKHLLEDYPEVTKITSLSHAEFAGIQLESSNYMLENMPSYRAGVDGLKTGNSEKGGISFVASTNQNGIRMITVVIGVEAIDGDPYARFVATANLMNYVSQNFIASLIVSKGEAYNNSKSTVLDGKKTSAIAVAKDDFIVIERQGSQAEPKITFESSQPSFSAPLKKGTSLGTLTYTDPEPIGRGYIEGKAPSMEMVSGENIQKSFFLKVWWNQFVRYVNEKL; encoded by the coding sequence ATAATCACTTTACTTCTTTGTCTACTTCTTACACTTCTCACTACTTCTCCTGTGAAAGCAGAGGACCTAGAGCTTGGAGCCCAGCATGCTATCGCGATTGATGGGACAACAGGTAAAATACTCTACGAAAAAAATAGCGAAGAAAAAAAAGAGGTTGGTGGAATCAGCAACCTTTTGACCACTTATCTCGTCTATGAAGCCATTCAACAAGGAAAATTATCTTTAAATGACGACGTGGAGATTTCGGACAAAGCCTACCAACTAACTGCTGTCGAAGGAATCAGTAACGTCCCTATGGAAGCTCGCAAGTACAAGGTTAAAGACCTGCTCACTGCGCTGCTTGTATCAAACGCCAATAGCGCTGCCATCGCCTTAGCTGAAAAAGTAGCTGGAAGCGAGGAAAAATTCATCCTCCTTATGCAAGCAAAACTAAAAAAATGGGGGATTAAAGACGCTATCATTGTAAATGCTAGCGGACTGGATCAATCCCTTATTGACGATAATAAGGAATCTAAAAAGAAGAATACTGAAAACAAGCTGAGTGCTTATGATGTGGCAGTCATCGCAAAACATCTCTTAGAAGACTACCCTGAAGTTACCAAAATCACCTCCCTTTCCCATGCAGAATTTGCTGGAATTCAATTGGAGAGCAGCAATTATATGCTAGAGAACATGCCCAGCTATCGAGCAGGAGTGGATGGTCTAAAAACTGGAAATTCCGAAAAAGGAGGCATTTCATTTGTGGCTTCTACTAACCAAAACGGTATTCGAATGATTACCGTTGTCATTGGTGTTGAGGCAATCGATGGAGATCCCTACGCACGATTTGTTGCAACAGCCAACCTGATGAATTATGTGAGCCAAAACTTCATTGCAAGCTTGATTGTCAGCAAAGGCGAAGCCTACAACAACAGTAAATCAACGGTTCTTGATGGCAAGAAAACCAGCGCTATTGCTGTTGCCAAGGATGACTTCATCGTGATCGAACGGCAAGGAAGCCAAGCAGAACCTAAAATCACCTTCGAAAGCAGCCAACCTTCTTTTAGCGCTCCCTTAAAGAAAGGTACTTCCCTAGGGACCCTTACCTACACCGACCCAGAACCCATCGGGCGAGGGTATATCGAAGGTAAAGCTCCTAGTATGGAAATGGTGAGCGGAGAAAATATCCAAAAAAGTTTCTTCTTAAAGGTATGGTGGAATCAATTTGTTCG
- a CDS encoding peptide ABC transporter substrate-binding protein, with translation MKVNKRFVLAGVSLASALLLTACGGGSSNQSTYSYIYSTDPNTLDYIASTRTTTSDITSNLVDGLLENDKYGNLIPSLAEDWTVSEDGLVYTYKLRKDAKWYTSEGEEYGAVTAQDFVTGIKHAVEAKSEGLFLIQNSIKGLDAFVKGETKDFNTVGVKALDDYTVQYTLERPESFWNSKTTSGVLFPVNKAFLESQGKDFGSLKPSSILYNGPYYLKNLTSKSQIELVKNKEYYDEKNVHIDHVKLTYNDGSDPESVIKKFENGQYSFATVMPNSSTYKSVKKKFGDNIVYGVQYGTSYYLGFNIDRQKYNHTAKTTDAQKSSTKQAILNKDFRQAVNFAFDREAYAAQTSGADAATKILRNTLVPPTFVQVNGEEFGKVVEKQLVTYGDEWKDVNLDDAQTTLYNQEKAKTEFAKAKEQLQKEGVEFPIHLDYVVSQTDNSQVQQASSFKQSVEAVLGADNVVVDIQKLSDDDFNNITYFTDTAAEKDYDLAGGGWVPDYQDPSTYLESLSPVNGSVFYYLGVDAGSNSPAIPAVDFGKYAELLKDANAEVNDQAVRYEKYAAAQAWLTDSSLILPTVSNGGTPMLQRTVPYSRAASWVGTKGTGTNYKYLELSEEVIKTKDYDASKEKWLKEKTESNKKAQEELKNHIESK, from the coding sequence ATGAAAGTAAATAAACGGTTCGTACTGGCCGGTGTTTCTCTAGCCAGTGCTCTTCTATTGACAGCCTGTGGCGGTGGAAGTAGCAATCAATCTACTTATTCTTATATTTATTCAACAGATCCAAATACTTTGGACTACATTGCCTCGACTCGTACAACAACGTCTGATATTACAAGTAACCTTGTTGATGGTTTGTTAGAAAATGATAAATATGGAAATTTAATCCCAAGTTTGGCAGAAGACTGGACTGTTTCGGAAGATGGCTTGGTGTATACCTATAAACTTCGAAAAGATGCAAAATGGTATACCAGTGAGGGAGAAGAGTATGGTGCTGTAACAGCCCAGGACTTTGTGACAGGTATCAAACACGCTGTGGAAGCAAAATCTGAGGGTCTTTTCTTAATCCAAAATTCGATTAAAGGCTTAGATGCATTTGTCAAAGGTGAAACAAAAGATTTCAATACAGTTGGCGTGAAAGCCCTAGATGATTATACCGTTCAATATACCTTGGAACGTCCAGAAAGTTTTTGGAATTCTAAGACGACCTCAGGCGTCCTCTTCCCGGTTAACAAAGCTTTCTTAGAATCTCAAGGGAAAGACTTCGGTTCTTTGAAGCCAAGTAGTATTCTCTATAATGGTCCTTATTATTTGAAGAATTTAACTTCAAAATCGCAGATTGAACTTGTGAAAAATAAGGAATATTATGATGAAAAGAATGTTCATATTGATCATGTGAAGTTGACCTATAATGACGGATCAGATCCAGAATCTGTCATCAAGAAATTTGAGAATGGACAATATTCATTTGCGACAGTAATGCCAAATAGCTCCACTTATAAGAGTGTAAAAAAGAAATTTGGTGATAATATTGTTTATGGTGTTCAATACGGAACATCATACTACCTCGGATTCAACATTGATCGTCAGAAGTATAACCATACAGCCAAAACAACAGATGCTCAGAAATCGTCCACAAAACAAGCGATTTTAAACAAAGACTTCCGTCAAGCTGTAAACTTTGCCTTTGACCGTGAAGCCTATGCAGCTCAAACATCGGGAGCAGATGCGGCGACCAAGATTCTTCGGAATACCTTGGTTCCACCGACTTTTGTTCAAGTAAATGGAGAAGAGTTCGGTAAGGTTGTTGAGAAACAATTGGTGACCTATGGAGATGAGTGGAAAGATGTAAATCTAGATGATGCCCAAACCACTCTCTACAATCAAGAAAAAGCCAAGACTGAGTTTGCAAAAGCTAAAGAACAACTGCAAAAAGAAGGGGTAGAATTCCCAATTCATTTGGATTACGTTGTCAGTCAAACGGATAACAGTCAGGTACAACAAGCTAGCTCCTTTAAACAATCCGTAGAAGCTGTTCTCGGTGCAGACAATGTTGTCGTAGATATTCAGAAATTATCTGATGATGACTTTAACAATATTACCTATTTCACAGATACTGCTGCTGAGAAAGATTATGACCTTGCAGGAGGTGGATGGGTTCCAGACTACCAAGATCCATCTACTTATTTAGAGAGCTTAAGTCCTGTTAACGGTTCTGTTTTCTACTATCTAGGTGTGGATGCAGGCTCAAACAGTCCTGCTATTCCAGCAGTTGACTTTGGGAAGTATGCAGAACTATTAAAAGATGCCAATGCTGAAGTGAATGATCAAGCTGTACGCTATGAGAAATACGCAGCTGCTCAAGCATGGCTAACCGATAGTTCATTGATCTTGCCGACTGTTTCAAATGGTGGAACTCCAATGTTGCAACGGACTGTTCCATATAGTCGTGCGGCTTCATGGGTTGGAACAAAAGGAACTGGAACCAACTATAAATATCTTGAACTTTCAGAAGAAGTCATCAAGACAAAGGATTACGATGCAAGCAAAGAAAAATGGTTAAAAGAAAAGACTGAATCCAATAAAAAAGCTCAAGAAGAATTAAAGAACCACATCGAATCGAAATAG
- a CDS encoding peptide ABC transporter substrate-binding protein: MKKSKVFAFAGVTLLAATFLAACSGSKDSKSASKKDTTYGYVYTDDPTTLDYTVSSKASVHDITTNGVDGLLENDKYGNLVPSIAEDWSVSKDGLTYTYKIRKGVKWYDADGEEHGEVTAHDFVTGLKHAADKKSESLPLVKDSIKGLKDYSEGKISDFSEVGVKAIDDYTLEYTLNQPETFWNSKTTNGVLFPISTEFLKSKGDEFGQPGNVKSILFNGPFLLKSITSKSEITFEKNEDYWDKDNVHIDKIKLSYYDGSDQDSIARGFSDGSYTKARLYPASSNFASVEEKYKDNIYNTQPGSGVAVLGFNIDRQAYNHTSKTSDEQKSSTKKAILNKNFRQAITFALNRENYSAQVNGKEYAKAAIRNMYTAPAFVQVNGKDFGDVVADKLQTYGDQWSGVNLADSQNGLYSKEKAKAQFEKAKAELQKEGVQFPIHLDVPVAQNSTNFVSRMQSFKQSVEETLGTENVVVDLQMMDQDEVLNITLNVPSAAETDWDLQGLVGWNPDYDDPSTYLDTLQPSSPDQTKTYLGFAGGVDNASAKAVGLDEYAKLLDDAEKETLDVVTRYEKFAAAQAWLTDSALVIPTMTSSGAATVVSKVVPFSEPSSQTGNKGSTYFKYVEIQDEPVTKKQYDQAREKWLKEKAESNKKAQQDLEKHVK, translated from the coding sequence ATGAAAAAAAGTAAAGTTTTTGCATTTGCCGGAGTAACATTGCTCGCAGCAACTTTCCTTGCAGCATGTTCTGGCTCAAAAGATAGCAAGTCTGCATCAAAAAAAGATACAACGTATGGCTATGTTTATACAGATGATCCTACAACTTTGGATTACACCGTATCTTCAAAAGCTTCCGTACACGATATTACAACAAACGGTGTAGATGGTTTGTTGGAAAATGACAAATACGGAAACCTTGTGCCATCTATTGCTGAGGATTGGTCTGTTTCAAAAGACGGCTTGACCTATACTTACAAAATCCGTAAGGGTGTTAAATGGTATGATGCCGACGGCGAAGAGCATGGTGAAGTAACAGCTCATGACTTTGTTACTGGATTGAAGCATGCGGCAGACAAGAAATCAGAATCTCTTCCATTGGTGAAAGACTCAATCAAAGGATTGAAAGACTACTCAGAAGGAAAAATTTCAGATTTCTCCGAGGTTGGGGTCAAAGCAATAGATGATTATACACTTGAGTATACTTTGAATCAACCAGAAACTTTTTGGAATTCAAAAACAACTAATGGAGTTCTTTTCCCAATTAGTACAGAATTCTTGAAGAGCAAGGGTGATGAATTTGGTCAACCTGGTAATGTCAAATCAATCTTGTTCAATGGTCCATTCCTTTTGAAATCAATCACTTCTAAATCAGAAATCACTTTTGAAAAGAACGAAGATTACTGGGATAAAGACAACGTTCATATTGACAAGATTAAATTGTCTTATTATGATGGATCAGATCAAGATTCCATAGCGCGCGGTTTTAGCGATGGTTCATATACCAAGGCGCGTCTATACCCTGCTAGCTCTAACTTTGCGTCTGTTGAAGAAAAATACAAAGACAATATCTACAACACACAGCCTGGTTCTGGTGTCGCAGTCTTAGGTTTCAACATTGACCGTCAAGCTTACAACCATACTTCTAAGACGTCAGATGAGCAGAAATCTTCTACGAAGAAAGCTATCTTGAACAAGAATTTCCGTCAAGCTATCACCTTTGCCTTGAACCGCGAAAATTATTCAGCGCAAGTCAATGGTAAAGAGTATGCTAAGGCTGCTATTCGGAATATGTACACTGCACCTGCCTTTGTTCAAGTAAACGGTAAAGACTTTGGTGATGTAGTAGCAGACAAGTTGCAAACTTATGGGGATCAATGGAGCGGTGTGAATCTTGCAGACAGTCAAAACGGACTCTATAGCAAGGAAAAAGCAAAAGCTCAGTTTGAAAAGGCAAAAGCTGAACTCCAAAAAGAGGGTGTTCAATTCCCAATCCACTTGGATGTTCCGGTTGCACAAAACTCAACAAACTTTGTGTCACGGATGCAATCCTTCAAACAATCAGTTGAAGAAACACTTGGTACAGAAAACGTTGTTGTGGACCTTCAAATGATGGACCAAGATGAAGTCTTGAACATTACTCTTAACGTACCATCAGCTGCAGAAACTGACTGGGACCTTCAAGGACTTGTAGGATGGAATCCAGACTATGATGACCCATCTACTTACCTTGATACCTTGCAACCATCTTCTCCAGACCAAACTAAGACTTATCTTGGATTTGCTGGTGGTGTCGATAATGCCTCTGCTAAGGCTGTTGGCTTAGATGAATATGCGAAGTTGCTTGATGATGCAGAAAAAGAAACCCTAGACGTAGTGACACGTTATGAAAAATTTGCAGCAGCGCAAGCTTGGTTAACAGATAGCGCATTGGTAATTCCAACTATGACAAGCTCTGGTGCAGCTACAGTGGTTTCAAAAGTGGTTCCATTCTCTGAACCTTCATCACAAACAGGTAACAAAGGATCAACTTATTTCAAATATGTTGAAATTCAAGATGAACCTGTCACTAAAAAACAATATGATCAAGCACGTGAAAAATGGTTGAAAGAAAAAGCTGAATCAAACAAGAAGGCTCAGCAAGATCTTGAAAAACACGTCAAATAA
- a CDS encoding ABC transporter permease yields the protein MKKYIFMRILRSLVSIFLVTTLTYTIIYTLTPRNLIFKNDPNYNKIAKTKDSKINYENTVYDRMGYIEYLDSKALKEKASKEDSSVTVEPTKENEKIYKKYISNLGNGWVLKRFPENKGFYATREVPVFERVIGFYGNLIQIDHPNVIKDASNPKLERYIRIENDPAIGWSVVGSGTKHKYLLYFNGQFPFIHQNFVSLNLGESYPTYSNTPVLQVITQGQGTTKKSEVNFPTGKKESSINIYSRTYKSPSKADAQDIARFGKGDAYTATLSNYENPSMIVSSAIIGLIGIAIAYLIAIPLGSYMALLKNTWFDSASTATLTFMMSLPTIALVYIVRLAGSSIGLPDSFPVLGAQDWRSYVLPSVILGLLSAPGLAVWIRRYMIDLHSQDFVRFARAKGLSEKEISRKHIFKNAMVPIVTGIPVQLVLVISGATLTETVFAFPGMGKMLIDSIKASNNTMVVGLVFIFTVLAVFGAMAGDILMVMVDPRIKLTTKKGGK from the coding sequence ATGAAAAAATATATATTTATGCGTATTTTACGTTCGTTGGTGTCGATCTTTTTGGTTACGACATTGACGTATACAATTATTTATACGCTAACCCCAAGAAATTTAATTTTCAAAAACGACCCTAACTATAACAAGATTGCGAAAACAAAAGACTCTAAAATCAATTATGAAAATACAGTCTATGATCGCATGGGGTATATAGAATATCTTGATTCAAAAGCTTTGAAAGAAAAAGCAAGCAAGGAAGACTCATCAGTAACAGTAGAGCCTACTAAAGAAAACGAGAAGATCTACAAAAAGTACATTTCTAACCTTGGAAATGGCTGGGTATTGAAACGTTTCCCTGAAAACAAAGGTTTTTACGCTACTCGTGAAGTCCCTGTCTTTGAACGTGTTATTGGATTCTATGGTAATCTGATTCAGATTGACCATCCAAATGTCATCAAAGATGCTTCTAATCCAAAACTTGAACGCTATATTCGAATTGAAAATGACCCAGCTATTGGTTGGTCAGTAGTTGGTTCGGGGACTAAACATAAATATCTTTTGTATTTCAATGGTCAATTCCCGTTCATTCATCAAAATTTTGTATCCTTAAACTTGGGTGAATCTTACCCAACTTATTCAAATACACCTGTTCTTCAGGTTATTACACAAGGACAAGGTACAACTAAGAAGAGTGAAGTAAACTTCCCAACAGGAAAAAAAGAATCTTCTATCAATATCTACTCTCGTACATACAAATCACCAAGCAAGGCAGATGCTCAAGATATCGCCCGCTTTGGTAAAGGAGATGCTTATACAGCAACATTGAGCAACTATGAAAATCCATCCATGATTGTGAGCTCAGCCATTATCGGTTTAATCGGGATTGCGATTGCCTACTTGATTGCTATTCCTTTAGGATCTTATATGGCCTTGTTGAAGAATACTTGGTTTGATAGTGCATCTACGGCAACTTTAACATTTATGATGTCATTGCCGACGATTGCCTTGGTTTACATCGTTCGCTTGGCTGGCTCTTCTATCGGCTTACCAGATTCCTTCCCAGTGTTAGGGGCTCAGGATTGGCGCTCTTATGTACTACCTTCTGTGATTTTGGGTCTCTTGAGTGCACCAGGATTGGCAGTTTGGATTCGCCGTTACATGATCGACTTGCATTCTCAAGACTTTGTCCGTTTTGCACGTGCCAAAGGGCTTTCTGAGAAAGAAATTTCCCGCAAACATATCTTCAAAAACGCCATGGTTCCGATCGTTACAGGGATTCCTGTTCAATTGGTTCTAGTCATTTCAGGGGCAACTTTGACAGAAACTGTCTTTGCCTTCCCTGGTATGGGTAAAATGTTGATTGATTCTATCAAGGCATCCAATAATACCATGGTAGTTGGTCTTGTCTTCATCTTTACTGTTCTTGCTGTATTTGGAGCAATGGCTGGAGATATCCTTATGGTTATGGTAGACCCTCGTATCAAACTAACAACTAAGAAAGGAGGCAAATAA
- the oppC gene encoding oligopeptide ABC transporter permease OppC, with protein MSTIDKKKFQFVERDDFASETIDAPSYSYWKSVFRQFFKKKSTILMLAVLVAILLMSFVYPMFSNFDYNDVSKVNDFTARLNPPSTKAFFGTDNNGKSLFDGVWFGARNSIIISFIATLINVVIGVVIGGIWGVSKSIDRFMMEVYNVISNVPFMLIVIVLTYSIGAGFWNLILAMTVTGWIGIAYSIRVQIMRYRDLEYNLASRTLGTPTLKIVTKNILPQLVSVIVTTTTQLLPAFISTEAFLSFFGLGLPITVPSLGRLISDYSQNVTTNAYLFWIPLTVLVLVSLSFYIVGQNLADASDPRTHR; from the coding sequence ATGTCTACAATCGATAAGAAGAAATTCCAATTTGTGGAACGTGATGATTTTGCCTCTGAGACAATTGATGCGCCGTCTTACTCCTATTGGAAATCCGTATTCCGTCAATTCTTCAAAAAGAAATCAACCATTTTGATGTTAGCCGTTTTGGTTGCTATTCTCTTAATGAGTTTTGTATACCCAATGTTTTCAAACTTTGATTACAATGATGTAAGTAAAGTAAATGACTTTACTGCCCGTTTGAATCCGCCAAGCACCAAGGCCTTCTTTGGTACGGATAACAATGGTAAATCCTTGTTTGATGGAGTTTGGTTTGGTGCCCGCAATTCGATTATCATCTCCTTTATTGCTACCTTGATCAACGTTGTGATTGGAGTAGTGATCGGCGGGATTTGGGGTGTGTCAAAATCAATCGACCGCTTCATGATGGAAGTTTATAACGTTATTTCAAATGTTCCATTCATGTTGATTGTTATTGTCTTGACTTACTCAATTGGTGCTGGTTTCTGGAACTTGATTTTGGCGATGACAGTGACAGGATGGATTGGGATTGCTTACTCTATCCGTGTCCAAATTATGCGTTACCGCGATTTAGAGTACAACTTGGCCAGTCGCACCTTGGGTACACCAACCCTTAAAATTGTGACGAAAAATATTTTGCCACAGTTGGTTTCTGTTATTGTGACGACAACTACACAATTGTTGCCAGCCTTTATTTCGACTGAGGCCTTCCTTTCCTTCTTTGGATTGGGATTGCCGATTACAGTTCCAAGTTTAGGTCGTCTTATTTCAGACTACTCACAAAACGTAACAACCAATGCGTATCTTTTCTGGATTCCATTGACAGTCTTAGTCTTGGTATCCTTGTCATTCTATATCGTTGGACAAAATCTTGCAGACGCCAGCGATCCACGTACACATAGATAG
- a CDS encoding ABC transporter ATP-binding protein, with amino-acid sequence MTNDKNVILSARDIVVEFDVRDRVLTAIRNVSLDLVEGEVMALVGESGSGKSVLTKTFTGMLEENGRIANGTINYRGQELTELKSNKDWEEIRGAKIATIFQDPMTSLDPINTIGSQITEVIIKHQGKSAKEAREMAIDYMEKVGIPEAERRFDEYPFQYSGGMRQRIVIAIALACRPDILICDEPTTALDVTIQAQIIDLLKSLQKEYNFTTIFITHDLGVVASIADKVAVMYAGEIVEFGKVEEIFYDPRHPYTWSLLSSLPQLSTSKGDLFSIPGTPPSLYSPVKGDAFALRSDYAMQIDFEEHPPVFKVSDTHWAKTWLLHEDAPKVNKPEIIDNLHEKISAKMGFTTIKD; translated from the coding sequence ATGACAAATGATAAAAATGTAATCTTATCTGCTCGCGATATCGTAGTAGAATTTGATGTTCGGGATCGTGTCTTAACAGCTATTCGCAATGTCTCTTTGGATCTTGTTGAAGGAGAGGTCATGGCGCTTGTTGGTGAATCAGGTTCTGGTAAATCTGTTTTGACAAAAACTTTTACAGGAATGTTAGAAGAAAACGGACGAATTGCCAATGGGACCATTAATTATCGCGGGCAAGAATTAACAGAACTCAAGTCAAACAAAGATTGGGAAGAAATTCGTGGTGCAAAAATTGCAACGATCTTCCAAGACCCAATGACCAGTTTGGACCCGATTAATACAATCGGATCACAAATTACAGAGGTTATTATTAAACACCAAGGCAAGAGTGCAAAAGAAGCCAGAGAAATGGCTATTGACTATATGGAAAAGGTGGGAATCCCGGAAGCAGAACGTCGCTTTGATGAATATCCTTTCCAATATTCAGGTGGGATGCGCCAACGGATCGTTATTGCTATTGCGCTTGCTTGCCGTCCTGATATCTTGATCTGTGACGAGCCTACAACGGCCCTCGACGTAACTATTCAAGCCCAAATCATTGACTTGTTGAAATCATTACAAAAAGAATATAACTTTACAACAATATTTATCACCCATGATTTGGGTGTGGTGGCAAGTATTGCAGATAAGGTTGCCGTAATGTATGCTGGTGAAATTGTAGAATTTGGTAAAGTAGAAGAAATTTTCTATGACCCAAGACATCCTTATACATGGAGTCTTCTTTCAAGTTTGCCACAGTTGTCTACTTCTAAGGGTGATTTATTTTCTATCCCAGGGACTCCTCCATCATTGTACTCACCGGTAAAAGGGGATGCCTTTGCTTTGCGCTCAGACTATGCCATGCAAATTGATTTTGAGGAACATCCACCAGTTTTCAAAGTTTCAGATACACATTGGGCTAAAACGTGGCTCTTGCATGAAGATGCACCAAAAGTCAATAAACCAGAAATTATTGATAATCTTCATGAAAAAATAAGTGCAAAAATGGGATTCACTACAATCAAGGACTAG
- a CDS encoding ATP-binding cassette domain-containing protein, which yields MTEKLIEVKDLEISFGEGSKKFVAVKNANFFINKGETFSLVGESGSGKTTIGRAIIGLNDTSAGDILYDGKKINGKQNRKDENELIRKIQMIFQDPAASLNERATVDYIISEGLYNYHLFENEEDRVRKVKEIMHEVGLLAEHLTRYPHEFSGGQRQRIGIARALVMEPEFVIADEPISALDVSVRAQVLNLLKKFQKELGLTYLFIAHDLSVVRFISDRIAVIYKGVIVEVAETEELFNNPIHPYTQSLLSAVPIPDPILERKKVLKVYDPDQHDYSTDKPEMVEIKPGHYVWANKAEQKKYKELV from the coding sequence ATGACAGAAAAATTAATAGAAGTTAAAGATCTAGAAATTTCCTTCGGTGAAGGAAGTAAAAAATTTGTAGCCGTAAAGAATGCAAATTTCTTCATCAATAAAGGGGAAACATTTTCCCTCGTTGGTGAGTCAGGTAGTGGGAAGACAACAATTGGTCGAGCAATCATTGGTTTGAATGACACTAGTGCAGGTGACATCTTATATGATGGTAAAAAGATCAATGGGAAGCAAAATCGCAAGGATGAAAATGAATTAATCCGAAAGATTCAAATGATCTTCCAAGACCCAGCAGCTAGCTTGAATGAGCGTGCAACAGTCGACTACATTATTTCAGAAGGTTTGTACAATTATCATCTATTCGAAAATGAAGAAGACCGAGTACGTAAAGTAAAAGAGATTATGCATGAAGTGGGTCTTCTAGCAGAACATTTGACTCGTTATCCCCATGAATTCTCTGGTGGACAACGCCAGCGGATTGGTATCGCTCGTGCCTTGGTAATGGAGCCAGAATTTGTTATTGCAGATGAACCAATTTCTGCCCTAGACGTATCAGTTCGTGCACAAGTATTGAACCTCCTGAAGAAATTCCAAAAAGAGTTGGGCTTGACTTATCTCTTTATAGCACACGATCTTTCAGTAGTTCGTTTTATCTCTGATCGTATTGCGGTTATTTACAAAGGTGTTATTGTAGAAGTAGCTGAAACGGAAGAATTGTTTAACAACCCAATTCATCCTTATACACAATCTCTACTATCGGCAGTTCCGATTCCAGATCCAATTCTAGAACGCAAAAAAGTTCTGAAAGTTTATGATCCTGATCAGCATGATTATTCAACCGACAAACCAGAAATGGTTGAAATCAAGCCAGGACATTACGTTTGGGCAAATAAAGCAGAACAGAAAAAATATAAAGAACTTGTATAA
- a CDS encoding helix-turn-helix domain-containing protein: MIIVNLDVMLAKRKMKSNELADKIGITTANLSILKTGKAKAIRFTTLEAICKELDCQPGDILEYRPDE; this comes from the coding sequence ATGATTATCGTCAATCTAGATGTCATGCTGGCCAAGCGAAAGATGAAATCCAATGAGCTAGCTGACAAAATCGGCATCACTACCGCCAACCTCTCCATCCTTAAGACAGGCAAGGCCAAAGCTATCCGCTTCACCACCCTTGAAGCTATCTGCAAAGAACTGGACTGCCAGCCCGGAGATATCCTGGAATACCGGCCAGATGAATAG
- a CDS encoding DUF2975 domain-containing protein yields the protein MKNSKTLKNVIEVLTAFIYFCGFMTVAALVIHLLSRMGVFKDLVQSGRLSFEVNGIQLFPKHLQPLWQLLFPLASSAIYILLLITIRSFLQNLYQEKIFSHSNIDLCNRAWKILLVLSFMSGTLETSGDVYLLPFTFQLTFNTGLLLAVPIVWVLGKILERGIAIAEENELTI from the coding sequence ATGAAAAACTCAAAAACCTTAAAAAATGTTATTGAAGTCTTAACGGCTTTCATTTACTTCTGTGGCTTTATGACTGTGGCAGCACTGGTCATCCACCTGCTTTCACGGATGGGTGTGTTTAAGGATCTCGTTCAATCTGGGCGCTTGTCCTTTGAGGTGAATGGCATCCAGCTTTTCCCAAAACATCTGCAACCCCTATGGCAGTTGCTCTTCCCACTAGCCTCAAGTGCTATTTATATTCTTCTTCTCATCACCATTCGTAGCTTCCTCCAAAATCTCTACCAAGAAAAGATCTTTTCTCACTCCAACATTGATCTTTGCAACCGAGCTTGGAAGATCTTATTGGTCTTGTCCTTTATGTCTGGTACACTTGAAACCAGTGGCGACGTTTATCTCCTTCCCTTTACCTTCCAATTGACCTTTAATACGGGACTCCTCCTCGCTGTCCCAATTGTCTGGGTCCTTGGCAAGATTTTAGAGAGAGGAATTGCGATCGCTGAAGAAAATGAGCTGACCATTTAA